The following proteins are encoded in a genomic region of Brachypodium distachyon strain Bd21 chromosome 1, Brachypodium_distachyon_v3.0, whole genome shotgun sequence:
- the LOC100843212 gene encoding uncharacterized protein LOC100843212, with amino-acid sequence MRRATTKHAGPRGRAGQASRSGVGASADPDRLSALPDALLHHIMSSLKAWEVVRTCVLARRWRHPWASAPCVDLRARYSGRGNDPPELFREFVHRLFLFRDASAPVDKLILRSSDEDADFDEDDANTWIGAAIKRNARVIHLAGHRTEIASLDCVPFVSSHLKIVKLSYASLDARILRQLSSSRTSLEELDRKDCLVAGPKIESASLKTLIMIKCKINCDLSIAAPNLILLRIIRPYVRVPSFKNLGSLVTGTIILDDSFLSKDYEHISDEEDYDATTDDDDDGNDHDDYKVHGGSSLSDDDFGYISDDDDDDFDNFGYGHDFPIHGYERSGYKDSYDYGSDIDSDDNTYEYSEIANDPKYGYKGEGQNFSKDGKVGKSSGCNGRKILGGRHILHSLSSAISMEFLTDAGEVVLSRELKSCPTFSNLKTLSLGEWCMTADFDALIFLLQNSPNLERLFLQLKMDFNMVKMLETGIKLQGRPFTCKNLQMVKIRCSKDDARVHKLAHLFRANGLPLGKIYVRRSGNAHLRSQKELREIVKGEMEFFGM; translated from the exons CCAAGCACGCGGGGCCGCGGGGCCGCGCCGGCCAGGCGTCCCGGTCCGGCGTCGGGGCGTCCGCCGACCCCGACCGCCTCAGCGCGCTCCCGGACGCGCTCCTGCACCACATCATGTCGTCCCTGAAGGCGTGGGAGGTGGTGCGCACCTGCGTGCTCGCGCGGCGTTGGCGGCACCCCTGGGCGTCCGCGCCCTGCGTCGACCTCCGCGCGCGCTACTCCGGCCGCGGGAACGACCCGCCGGAGTTGTTCCGCGAGTTCGTGCaccgcctcttcctcttccgcgacgcgtcggcgccggtggACAAGCTGATCCTGCGGTCGAGCGACGAGGACGCGGACTTCGACGAGGACGATGCCAACACGTGGATCGGCGCTGCCATCAAGCGCAATGCGCGGGTTATCCATCTCGCTGGACATCGCACGGAGATCGCGTCGTTGGATTGTGTGCCCTTCGTGTCTAGCCACCTCAAGATCGTAAAGTTGTCGTATGCCAGTCTGGATGCCAGGATCCTGCGGCAGCTTTCTTCTAGCCGCACATCTTTGGAAGAACTGGATCGCAAGGATTGCCTGGTGGCGGGCCCTAAAATTGAGTCTGCCTCTTTGAAGACTTTAATCATGATCAAATGCAAGATCAACTGTGACTTATCCATTGCTGCTCCGAACCTCATACTTCTGCGAATCATTAGACCTTACGTCCGAGTTCCATCATTCAAGAACTTGGGGTCACTTGTCACTGGCACCATCATACTTGATGACTCTTTCTTGAGTAAGGATTATGAACACATCAGTGATGAAGAAGATTATGATGCAACTActgatgacgatgatgatggTAACGATCATGACGATTATAAGGTTCATGGCGGCTCTTCCTTGAGTGATGATGATTTTGGATACATaagtgatgatgatgatgatgattttgaTAACTTTGGATATGGACACGACTTCCCTATACATGGGTATGAGCGTAGTGGGTACAAGGATTCTTATGATTATGGTAGTGATATCGATAGTGATGACAACACCTATGAATACAGTGAGATTGCAAATGATCCAAAGTATGGCTACAAAGGCGAAGGACAGAATTTCAGTAAAGATGGTAAAGTTGGTAAAAGCAGTGGATGCAACGGTAGGAAGATTTTGGGTGGACGTCATATTTTACACAGCCTTTCAAGTGCTATAAGTATGGAGTTCTTAACTGATGCTGGAGAG GTGGTATTGAGCAGGGAACTGAAAAGTTGTCCAACTTTTAGCAACCTGAAGACCCTGTCCCTTGGTGAATGGTGTATGACTGCTGATTTTGATGCATTGATTTTCTTGCTCCAAAATTCACCTAATCTAGAGAGGCTTTTTCTCCAACTTAAAATG GACTTCAACATGGTGAAGATGTTGGAAACAGGTATCAAACTACAGGGGAGACCATTTACTTGCAAAAACCTTCAAATGGTGAAGATCAGATGCTCAAAGGATGACGCGAGAGTCCATAAGTTGGCACATTTGTTCAGGGCAAATGGTTTACCCCTTGGCAAGATTTATGTCCGTCGGTCTGGGAATGCTC ATCTCCGTAGCCAGAAGGAGTTGAGAGAGATCGTGAAGGGTGAAATGGAGTTCTTTGGGATGTAG
- the LOC100840092 gene encoding superoxide dismutase [Cu-Zn] 4A — protein MVKAVAVLSGSEGVKGTIFFTQEGDGPTTVTGSVSGLKEGLHGFHVHALGDTTNGCMSTGPHFNPAGKEHGAPEDETRHAGDLGNVTAGVDGVANINVVDTQIPLTGPHSIIGRAVVVHGDPDDLGKGGHELSKSTGNAGARVACGIIGLQG, from the exons ATGGTGAAGGCTGTTGCTGTGCTTTCCGGCAGCGAGGGTGTCAAGGGCACCATCTTTTTCACCCAAGAGGGAGATG GTCCGACCACCGTGACAGGAAGTGTCTCTGGACTCAAGGAAGGGCTCCACGGGTTCCATGTGCACGCTCTTGGTGACACCACCAATGGCTGCATGTCAACTG GACCACACTTTAACCCCGCTGGTAAGGAGCATGGCGCACCAGAAGATGAAACTCGCCATGCTGGTGATCTTGGAAATGTGACGGCTGGAGTGGATG GTGTTGCTAACATCAATGTTGTTGACACCCAG ATCCCCCTGACTGGACCGCATTCGATCATTGGCCGTGCTGTTGTTGTCCATGGTGATCCTGATGATCTTGGCAAGG GTGGACATGAGCTTAGCAAGAGCACTGGGAATGCTGGTGCACGTGTTGCTTGTG GGATCATCGGGCTCCAGGGCTAG
- the LOC100840595 gene encoding protein NETWORKED 3C, translating into MMQKEQPQAWWFDSHNLARPSPWLGNTLSELDDKTKQMLKLIDQDADSFAQRAEMYYKKRPVLVDMLGDLYRAHRSLAEQCDLLKHGGGTRRSKVFASPSPPCTKSWSPAASMDGKAGAGSSSSSTSLCSGSSYDSESEVDDPEEEHHHHGDHHKVHHHHGDHQKASEGKTEAEKKEQQPEQQQEEAAELMEEIRMLKEQNSELQKAMEESTAMYKAELAAKDEEKREVIRQLAASLDVVQGENSTLRECIKSSKHHHRPAAARAFDLKKLTRDLFSAKLFTAHCRPSGPVVAL; encoded by the exons ATGATGCAGAAGGAGCAGCCGCAAGCATGGTGGTTCGACAGCCACAATCTCGCAAGGCCATCCCCGTGGCTCGGCAACACCCTTTCAG AACTGGATGACAAGACCAAGCAGATGCTGAAGCTGATCGACCAAGACGCGGACTCGTTCGCGCAGCGCGCTGAGATGTACTACAAGAAGCGCCCCGTCCTGGTGGACATGCTCGGCGACCTCTACCGGGCGCACCGCTCGCTGGCCGAGCAATGTGACCTGCTgaagcatggcggcggcacgCGCCGCTCGAAGGTGTTTGCctcaccatctcctccctgCACCAAGAGCTGGTCTCCGGCGGCATCCATGGATGGCAAGGCAGGAGCAGGAagttcctcttcctccacctcACTCTGCTCAGGCTCCTCCTACGACTCCGAGTCCGAAGTCGACGACCCTGAAGAAGAACATCATCACCATGGTGATCATCACAAGGTACATCATCATCATGGTGATCATCAGAAGGCCTCTGAAGGCAAAAcagaggcagagaagaaggagcaacagccagagcagcagcaggaggaggcagcAGAGCTGATGGAGGAGATCAGGATGCTCAAGGAGCAGAACTCGGAGCTGCAGAAGGCGATGGAAGAGAGCACGGCCATGTACAAGGCAGAGCTGGCGGCgaaggacgaggagaagagggaggtCATCAGGCAGCTCGCGGCGTCGCTCGACGTCGTCCAGGGGGAGAACTCGACATTGCGCGAGTGTATCAAGAGCTCGAagcaccaccaccgccccgccgcggcgcgcgctTTCGACCTCAAGAAGCTGACCAGGGACCTGTTCTCGGCGAAGCTGTTCACGGCGCACTGCAGGCCGTCTGGTCCGGTGGTTGCTCTGTGA
- the LOC100840892 gene encoding sodium/hydrogen exchanger 2 has translation MGLGAMSAAAEAQLAWLGGVLGTSDHASVVSINLFVALLCACIVLGHLLEENRWVNESITALIIGLCTGVVILLTTKGKSSHVLVFSEDLFFIYLLPPIIFNAGFQVKKKQFFRNFMTITLFGAVGTMISFFTISLAAIAIFSKMNIGTLDVGDFLAIGAIFSATDSVCTLQVLNQDETPFLYSLVFGEGVVNDATSVVLFNALQNFDLNQIDAMVVLKFLGNFLYLFVSSTFLGVFAGLLSAYVIKKLYIGRHSTDREVALMMLMAYLSYMLAELLELSGILTVFFCGIVMSHYTWHNVTESSRVTTKHAFATLSFIAETFLFLYVGMDALDIEKWKFASDSPGKSIGVSSILLGLVLLGRAAFVFPLSFLSNLTKKTHLEKISWRQQIVIWWAGLMRGAVSIALAYNKFTRSGHTQLHGNAIMITSTITVVLFSTMLFGMMTKPLIRFLLPASSNSAVSEPSSPKSLHSPLLTSMQGSDLEATVPMVRPSSLRMLLTKPTHTVHFYWRKFDDALMRPMFGGRGFVPYAPGSPTEQSVHVER, from the exons atgggGCTGGGCGCGatgtccgcggcggcggaggcgcagcTGGCCTGGCTGGGCGGCGTGCTGGGCACCTCGGACCACGCGTCCGTCGTCTCCATCAACCTCTTCGTGGCGCTGCTCTGCGCCTGCATCGTCCTCGGCCACCTCCTCGAGGAGAACCGCTGGGTCAACGAGTCCATCACCGCGCTCATCATC GGGCTGTGCACCGGCGTGGTGATCTTGCTGACGACCAAGGGGAAGAGCTCGCACGTGCTCGTCTTCAGCGAGGACCTCTTCTTCATATACCTCCTCCCTCCCATCATCTTCAACGCCGG TTTCCaggtgaagaagaagcagTTCTTCCGGAATTTCATGACAATCACATTATTTGGTGCTGTTGGGACAATGATTTCCTTTTTTACGATATCACTCG CTGCCATTGCAATATTCAGCAAAATGAATATTGGGACGCTGGATGTAGGAGATTTTCTTG CAATTGGAGCTATCTTTTCAGCGACAGATTCTGTCTGCACTTTGCAG GTTCTCAATCAGGATGAGACCCCCTTTTTGTACAGTCTAGTATTCGGTGAAGGTGTTGTGAACGACGCCACATCAGTTGTGCTTTTCAATGCGCTCCAGAACTTCGATCTTAACCAGATTGATGCAATGGTTGTTCTGAAGTTCCTGGGGAACTTCTTGTACTTATTTGTGTCAAGTACCTTCCTTGGAGTGTTT GCTGGATTGCTTAGTGCATATGTTATCAAGAAGTTATACATAGGAAG GCATTCTACTGACCGCGAGGTTGCGCTTATGATGCTCATGGCCTACCTCTCGTATATGCTGGCTGAG TTGCTAGAGTTAAGTGGTATTCTCACCGTATTCTTCTGCGGTATTGTGATGTCACATTACACTTGGCATAATGTGACAGAGAGCTCAAGAGTTACCACCAA GCATGCATTTGCGACCTTATCCTTCATTGCCGAGACTTTTCTCTTCCTCTATGTTGGGATGGATGCATTGGATATTGAGAAGTGGAAATTTGCTAGTGACAG CCCTGGTAAATCGATCGGGGTAAGCTCAATTTTGCTAGGACTGGTTCTGCTTGGAAGAGCTGCTTTTGTTTTCCCGCTCTCATTCTTGTCCAACTTAACAAAGAAGACGCATCTCGAAAAAATAAGCTGGAGGCAGCAA ATCGTAATATGGTGGGCTGGGCTGATGAGAGGGGCTGTGTCAATCGCTCTTGCTTACAATAAG TTTACAAGGTCTGGCCACACTCAGCTACACGGCAATGCGATAATGATCACAAGCACCATAACTGTTGTGCTGTTTAGCACCATG CTGTTTGGGATGATGACAAAGCCTCTGATCCGGTTTCTGCTGCCCGCGTCGAGCAACAGTGCCGTCTCCGAGCCATCCTCGCCAAAGTCCCTACACTCTCCTCTCCTCACAAGCATGCAAGGTTCGGACCTGGAGGCAACCGTCCCCATGGTGAGGCCCTCCAGCCTCAGGATGCTCCTCACCAAGCCAACACACACCGTCCACTTCTACTGGCGCAAGTTTGACGACGCGCTGATGCGGCCGATGTTCGGGGGGCGCGGTTTCGTGCCCTATGCCCCCGGATCGCCCACCGAGCAGAGCGTACATGTCGAACGATGA
- the LOC100843512 gene encoding protein indeterminate-domain 1 isoform X2, with translation MLPNPPEPQPAEATAPAKKKRNLPGTPDPDAEVIALSPGTLMASNRFVCEVCGKGFQRDQNLQLHRRGHNLPWRLRQPGGAAPRRRRVYVCPDPGCVHHSPARALGDLTGIKKHFCRKHGEKRWACPRCGKRYAVQADLKAHAKACGTREYRCGCGTLFTRRDSFTTHRSFCGALGEETSRVLAVPEQPSPRPPDLEELEQNVDKDKENGEDNVDTDQENENEENSGEEKNDNSTVAEVNEPRHAEEEAVMEGSHCILSPPSPLPKEQQPRVEVVPDVDEAQVVVEPIVDVKQEEEDKPNDDVCFQEAYQYDCDELKDSNLPDDVVPMLPCFLPLRSDAIGTDGSSTSCGTVSSASNSIAPATTTTSTFAGLFASATTSTTPQSRSLRDLIGVDPTFLCLAIGASSSLFPETSASNACTFAPPPAPHMSATALLQKAAEVGASQSSSSFLKGFGLASSSSSTPSREPQGRSIDSSTQSQLPQGFIDNSTPFEQSPRIFIDNSLPSNLPQGRFFDNTKLSSLPEGKFFDNSPPCNLPQGMSASYSPPSKLPLGQFIDNSSLPKLPQERHFDSSSLRKLPQGRYIDRLPPSMLPKGRNIGSSPPCNLQQGRFFDDRAQQRHHQSNQLMDMDPEPILPRSPGLAYNSASPRLPDLMMAQSPLFGPKPVTQDFLGLGIRRTMGDFATNGGLPALMVGGSYI, from the exons ATGCTGCCCAAtccgccggagccgcagccggcggaggcgacggcgccggccaagaagaagaggaacctCCCCGGCACGCCAG ATCCGGACGCGGAGGTGATCGCGCTGTCGCCGGGGACGCTGATGGCCAGCAACCGCTTCGTGTGCGAGGTTTGCGGGAAGGGCTTCCAGCGGGACCAGAACCTGCAGCTGCACCGGCGCGGCCACAACCTGCCGTGGCGGCTGCGGCAGCCCGGGGGCGCGGCGCCACGCCGCCGGAGGGTGTACGTCTGCCCGGACCCGGGCTGCGTGCACCACTCGCCGGCCCGGGCGCTCGGGGACCTCACGGGCATCAAGAAGCACTTCTGCCGCAAGCACGGCGAGAAGCGGTGGGCGTGCCCCCGCTGCGGCAAGCGATACGCCGTCCAGGCCGACCTCAAGGCCCACGCCAAGGCCTGCGGCACCCGCGAGTAccgctgcggctgcggcaCCCTCTTCACTAG GAGGGACAGTTTCACAACCCATCGCTCTTTCTGCGGTGCCCTCGGGGAGGAAACCAGCAGAGTGCTCGCTGTTCCGGAGCAGCCTTCACCTCGGCCACCTGATCTGGAGGAGCTTGAGCAGAATGTGgacaaggacaaggagaaTGGGGAGGATAATGTAGACACGGATCAGGAGAATGAGAACGAGGAGAATTCGGGTGAAGAGAAGAATGATAATTCCACTGTGGCTGAGGTGAACGAGCCTCGGCATGCCGAGGAAGAGGCGGTGATGGAGGGGTCCCATTGCATTCTATCGCCGCCATCCCCACTGCCAAAGGAGCAGCAACCAAGGGTGGAAGTGGTGCCAGATGTGGATG AGGCACAGGTGGTTGTGGAGCCAATTGTGGATGTCaagcaagaggaggaagacaagcCAAATGATGACGTTTGCTTCCAGGAAGCCTACCAATATGATTGTGATGAACTAAAGGATTCCAACCTGCCAGATGATGTTGTCCCGATGCTACCTTGTTTCCTCCCCTTGCGTTCGGATGCCATTGGTACAGATGGAAGCAGCACCAGCTGTGGCACAGTCAGCAGTGCTTCCAATTCCATTGCACCAGCAACAACAACGACTAGCACGTTTGCTGGCCTATTTGCATCAGCCACAACAAGCACCACTCCCCAGAGTAGATCGCTGCGTGATCTTATAGGTGTTGATCCCACCTTCCTTTGCCTTGCGATTGGTGCGTCCTCCTCTCTGTTCCCAGAGACAAGTGCAAGCAACGCTTGCACGTTTGCTCCACCTCCAGCACCGCACATGTCCGCGACTGCACTCCTGCAAAAGGCTGCCGAGGTTGGAGCTTCGCAATCAAGCTCGTCTTTCTTGAAGGGGTTTGGACTTGCAAGTTCCTCCTCATCAACCCCATCGAGGGAACCTCAAGGAAGGTCTATAGATAGCTCAACGCAATCCCAGCTACCTCAAGGGTTCATCGATAACTCCACACCATTCGAGCAATCTCCAAGGATATTCATCGATAACTCCCTACCATCCAATCTACCTCAAGGAAGATTTTTCGACAACACAAAACTATCCAGTCTGCCAGAAGGAAAGTTCTTTGATAACTCGCCACCATGCAATCTGCCTCAAGGAATGTCCGCCAGTTACTCACCACCATCAAAGTTACCACTGGGACAGTTCATCGATAACTCGTCACTACCAAAGCTGCCTCAAGAAAGGCACTTTGATAGCTCGTCACTACGCAAGCTGCCTCAAGGAAGATACATTGATAGGTTGCCACCATCCATGCTACCCAAAGGAAGGAACATCGGCAGTTCACCACCATGCAATCTACAACAAGGAAGGTTCTTCGATGACAGAGCACAACAGCGACACCACCAGAGTAATCAACTAATGGATATGGACCCCGAGCCAATTCTACCTCGCAGTCCTGGCCTTGCATACAACAGTGCAAGTCCTCGGCTGCCAGATTTGATGATGGCGCAATCACCACTCTTCGGTCCCAAGCCTGTCACTCAGGACTTTCTTGGGCTTGGCATCAGAAGGACCATGGGCGACTTTGCGACCAACGGTGGCCTCCCGGCATTGATGGTTGGAG GCTCCTACATTTGA
- the LOC100843512 gene encoding protein indeterminate-domain 1 isoform X1 → MLPNPPEPQPAEATAPAKKKRNLPGTPDPDAEVIALSPGTLMASNRFVCEVCGKGFQRDQNLQLHRRGHNLPWRLRQPGGAAPRRRRVYVCPDPGCVHHSPARALGDLTGIKKHFCRKHGEKRWACPRCGKRYAVQADLKAHAKACGTREYRCGCGTLFTRRDSFTTHRSFCGALGEETSRVLAVPEQPSPRPPDLEELEQNVDKDKENGEDNVDTDQENENEENSGEEKNDNSTVAEVNEPRHAEEEAVMEGSHCILSPPSPLPKEQQPRVEVVPDVDEAQVVVEPIVDVKQEEEDKPNDDVCFQEAYQYDCDELKDSNLPDDVVPMLPCFLPLRSDAIGTDGSSTSCGTVSSASNSIAPATTTTSTFAGLFASATTSTTPQSRSLRDLIGVDPTFLCLAIGASSSLFPETSASNACTFAPPPAPHMSATALLQKAAEVGASQSSSSFLKGFGLASSSSSTPSREPQGRSIDSSTQSQLPQGFIDNSTPFEQSPRIFIDNSLPSNLPQGRFFDNTKLSSLPEGKFFDNSPPCNLPQGMSASYSPPSKLPLGQFIDNSSLPKLPQERHFDSSSLRKLPQGRYIDRLPPSMLPKGRNIGSSPPCNLQQGRFFDDRAQQRHHQSNQLMDMDPEPILPRSPGLAYNSASPRLPDLMMAQSPLFGPKPVTQDFLGLGIRRTMGDFATNGGLPALMVGGELNVKSSQVPPPWEEAKRKSNGHTI, encoded by the exons ATGCTGCCCAAtccgccggagccgcagccggcggaggcgacggcgccggccaagaagaagaggaacctCCCCGGCACGCCAG ATCCGGACGCGGAGGTGATCGCGCTGTCGCCGGGGACGCTGATGGCCAGCAACCGCTTCGTGTGCGAGGTTTGCGGGAAGGGCTTCCAGCGGGACCAGAACCTGCAGCTGCACCGGCGCGGCCACAACCTGCCGTGGCGGCTGCGGCAGCCCGGGGGCGCGGCGCCACGCCGCCGGAGGGTGTACGTCTGCCCGGACCCGGGCTGCGTGCACCACTCGCCGGCCCGGGCGCTCGGGGACCTCACGGGCATCAAGAAGCACTTCTGCCGCAAGCACGGCGAGAAGCGGTGGGCGTGCCCCCGCTGCGGCAAGCGATACGCCGTCCAGGCCGACCTCAAGGCCCACGCCAAGGCCTGCGGCACCCGCGAGTAccgctgcggctgcggcaCCCTCTTCACTAG GAGGGACAGTTTCACAACCCATCGCTCTTTCTGCGGTGCCCTCGGGGAGGAAACCAGCAGAGTGCTCGCTGTTCCGGAGCAGCCTTCACCTCGGCCACCTGATCTGGAGGAGCTTGAGCAGAATGTGgacaaggacaaggagaaTGGGGAGGATAATGTAGACACGGATCAGGAGAATGAGAACGAGGAGAATTCGGGTGAAGAGAAGAATGATAATTCCACTGTGGCTGAGGTGAACGAGCCTCGGCATGCCGAGGAAGAGGCGGTGATGGAGGGGTCCCATTGCATTCTATCGCCGCCATCCCCACTGCCAAAGGAGCAGCAACCAAGGGTGGAAGTGGTGCCAGATGTGGATG AGGCACAGGTGGTTGTGGAGCCAATTGTGGATGTCaagcaagaggaggaagacaagcCAAATGATGACGTTTGCTTCCAGGAAGCCTACCAATATGATTGTGATGAACTAAAGGATTCCAACCTGCCAGATGATGTTGTCCCGATGCTACCTTGTTTCCTCCCCTTGCGTTCGGATGCCATTGGTACAGATGGAAGCAGCACCAGCTGTGGCACAGTCAGCAGTGCTTCCAATTCCATTGCACCAGCAACAACAACGACTAGCACGTTTGCTGGCCTATTTGCATCAGCCACAACAAGCACCACTCCCCAGAGTAGATCGCTGCGTGATCTTATAGGTGTTGATCCCACCTTCCTTTGCCTTGCGATTGGTGCGTCCTCCTCTCTGTTCCCAGAGACAAGTGCAAGCAACGCTTGCACGTTTGCTCCACCTCCAGCACCGCACATGTCCGCGACTGCACTCCTGCAAAAGGCTGCCGAGGTTGGAGCTTCGCAATCAAGCTCGTCTTTCTTGAAGGGGTTTGGACTTGCAAGTTCCTCCTCATCAACCCCATCGAGGGAACCTCAAGGAAGGTCTATAGATAGCTCAACGCAATCCCAGCTACCTCAAGGGTTCATCGATAACTCCACACCATTCGAGCAATCTCCAAGGATATTCATCGATAACTCCCTACCATCCAATCTACCTCAAGGAAGATTTTTCGACAACACAAAACTATCCAGTCTGCCAGAAGGAAAGTTCTTTGATAACTCGCCACCATGCAATCTGCCTCAAGGAATGTCCGCCAGTTACTCACCACCATCAAAGTTACCACTGGGACAGTTCATCGATAACTCGTCACTACCAAAGCTGCCTCAAGAAAGGCACTTTGATAGCTCGTCACTACGCAAGCTGCCTCAAGGAAGATACATTGATAGGTTGCCACCATCCATGCTACCCAAAGGAAGGAACATCGGCAGTTCACCACCATGCAATCTACAACAAGGAAGGTTCTTCGATGACAGAGCACAACAGCGACACCACCAGAGTAATCAACTAATGGATATGGACCCCGAGCCAATTCTACCTCGCAGTCCTGGCCTTGCATACAACAGTGCAAGTCCTCGGCTGCCAGATTTGATGATGGCGCAATCACCACTCTTCGGTCCCAAGCCTGTCACTCAGGACTTTCTTGGGCTTGGCATCAGAAGGACCATGGGCGACTTTGCGACCAACGGTGGCCTCCCGGCATTGATGGTTGGAGGTGAGTTGAACGTGAAGTCTTCACAGGTGCCTCCTCCATGGGAGGAGGCCAAGAGAAAGAGCAATGGCCACACAATTTGA